The DNA region ACCACTCGACAAGAGTACAGATCActcgataagagtacagaccactCGATAAGAGCACAGACCACTCGACAAGAGTACATACCATTCGACAAGACAAAAGACCACTCGATAAGAGTGCAGACCCctcgataagagtacagacctctcgataagagtacagaccactCGATAAGAGTAAAGACCACTCGATAAGAGTACAAACCActcgataagagtacagacctCTCGATTAGAGTACAGACCagtcgataagagtacagacctCTCGATTAGAGTACAGACCTCTCGATTAGAGTACAGACCagtcgataagagtacagacctCTTGATTAGAGTACAGACCActcgataagagtacagaccacactaaaccactgtcgatttgttAAATCTAcacgcgcccatgtattattctcacTGAATCTCGTGATCAAAAAGAGAAAGCTTAAGAAGGAAggttttttgttcatttcagaTCAAACACCACATAAATTCCAAGGCCATCTTAACGAAAAGTATTTCAGTATGTCAATTTGTCCACTGCGTTTTTATTATGTTTTCCTATATTAGGTTACCAGCCCCTTCGCCAATTTTAAACAGAGAAGAGGAGCAAAAACGTTTTTGGTTAAATCGACCAGCCATTACTTATTGCCGGAGGGGGTCGGGGGTGGGAGATTTTGGGAGTACCACATGGTTGTCAGGGGTGTCACGGAAAACAAAGAAGGGATGAGTCGTCGCTTACAAAGTATAAAAGGGGTACTATAGAAACTTGACTGCCAATGCGGTGGCAGCATCGGAATACTTAGAGAGTCTTATCAGATTAGGTAAGTTTTACcgtggcaaaacaaaaagcaTCCAACTTTCCTCTTCCTTCCCCCACCCCAGTTTAAAGAGGATATAAAATATTCCCTTGCCGGTCCCTAATATTTATTTGGCATTTATTTATTCCAAGCTTCACAAATCTCGCTTGTCTACCTTCATCTGATCCAAACCCTGGGTCATCATGCGCCATCACCGGTTGGggcaatttgaaagaaaatggaaaccAACCCGAAAAGCTACAAGTAGTGCAAGTTCCCATAATGTCAAAACAAACCTGTGAAGGATATTACCGAAATGAATTACACGAGTCTATGGTGTGTGCAGGATTTCCAAAGGGAGGCAAAGATTCCTGTCAGGGAGATAGTGGCGGTCCAATGGTCTGCAAGGGTCGAGATGGCAGGTACAGTGTACATGGTGTTACCAGCTGGGGATATGGCTGCGCACGGCCGGGAAGGCCTGGTGTCTATGCCAGAGTTTCGTATCTCGTCAAATGGATTGAAGGCAAGATTAGCAATAACTGAGGGTCAAAGAGAGAAATGGCgcaaatatgattttcatatgatCTTATGTACTAGACTGTAAGCCTCTTTATTTACTTCTGTTTATGAATGAAGAGGAAAGTGCTAAAAAGCCAGCACATGGATATCAGAGGGCTTTATGAGGTTATGGAAAGCAACAGCTGAAAGTTTTGAGGCTTATTAAAGGTGTTAACAATTTATCAATGAATCAAATAAAGCATTGAAAATGATTCTGCTTTTTTTCGACTTCTCTAATTTAGGAAACAAACCTCTTAGTAGCCCAGTGTACGAAGAACCATTCCCATTCCACCTCTTCTATAGCTTGAGTCCAGTAAGAGGCTTGCGTGACAGGAAATATAATCTAATGGTGTTGATAATGAATAAGTGGACACGCAAACGGAAACCAGAAGTATAATGCATCTAGTTTTGGTGCCCTTTGGCCTCACACCGTCAACTGCATCTTTTTTATAAATACATTAGATCGCAGTTTAAACCACAGAAAGCTTACATAATATCTGTAGTACCCATGAGTTAAAGAAAAGTCTCAAACTTCCGGCTACCGAACGCGTCTCAAACTCATTTGTGCTCAAGTTAGCTCGGGTACTGTGGTATTCAGTACAAGTTCAGAGTTTGctttatatttcaaaataatttcagtaCTCGCAGGAAATATATTATTTGaaatatgaatgaaatattGCGACTTTTTTCCGTTCTGGCTCCAGAATTGTTAAAAGACTTTAAGAATTTCTACTTATCCTTGATTGCATTGATCTTCGTGAAACAAGAGCCGTCTCAGAAGGCTTTTAACTAAAATTATCGTCACTATTTTTCTGACAACTTGTATAATCGATCGGTATTTGATTTTTACCGCCCAGGTTCTGTTATTTGAGCCTCATTTGATCGATGATTATTTCCAAGCCCTCAGCACGGTTATTGAGCCGTTTTTGCAAAGTGTACCACGGAATATTAGTCAGTTTGCATTGTAGAAACGTAATCTGCGTGAACAACTGTTCCTTAAATTATGGTTTTGCGGAGGCTTCCAAAGCAACTTGCCGAATAAAGTTCcgattacaaaagaaaagaaaaaaaagcttgctTTAATGCGACTTCTATAATTTCTCACTGTTCTCTTTATTAAGTTTGGGGAAATTCCCGCTTAGTTGATCCCAGTATTGATAAATCAGATTATTGTCAATGCTAGTAACCagaaactgaacaaaaaaactACAGGCACTATATCTTTGATACGGCTTTTCTTTATTATTGACGAGCATTTTCACCGTTAGAGTATCTTCTAACGAGAAAATTGTAACGGCCCTCATTACGATTGCTAAGATAGTTCTAAAAGGACGTTGAAATGTTCTATGCACTAAAGAACAGTTATAATACGGTTCTACGGCTTTTTTAATACTGACGGCTATATATTCTcaaatgagaaatgaaaaaaaaacttttttatatCAATATTCTACTTCTTAGGGACTCTATCACCGACATTTCCGTCGAAATACTAATTCTTATCAAACAATTTAAGCGCCAATTAAAAGTTGCACTCATGCTTCTGCCTCGTCTTCAAGTTCTGCTTCCTGTAGTTCTTCTTTGCTGACCGTCTTCTTCTCCTTCTGTTCTGGCTTGGTATCAGGATTTTTCACGAGCTTCTCTACTTGTACAATTACAGGTCGAACCTATAGGTAACAAAGTCAAGCGAGGATGAGACACACAGAACCAAATAAATGTCTGATTTTTCCCAAAATACAAGTACAAAtcaaatcattctaattttCTGAAAGGGTTGAACAACTGTAGGCTTTTATTAGCACCAAGGCACAAGTGGCGAAGCAAGCTCGCATAATTCGAGTATCGAGCCAAGCGAGCGCGCGAGAGGTCTCATTTTCTTGCGAGCGCCCACGCGGACAATCTCGTTCGCTCCAGTTGTTTGGCAGCTCGAAAGGCGCTAATAAGGGCCAACACAAtgtctaaaaattttaaaaatgacttAGCAAGCATTGAGATATGATAGCAGTTTCACAGTGCTTGATCAAAGCTTCCAGTGTAAGAATCATAAAATATACAAAGCAAACGTCTACTTCCTTGTTAATGTTCTGCCACACCCTGAatggaaaattacaaaatttaatgCCTGTTAAAGGTGCATTATCGAAACACCTATACAGTTTTActgtgacaaaacaaaaaatccccccccccccccacttctGTCGATATATAATGAACAGTTCAAAAAGAATATAGAATATTAAGTTGAAGCTCTTATTTCTTTTGGGATGTGACAGCATAAAAAAGATTTATCGGCAGAGTAATTGAGTACAGAAGAAAATATACAATGAGTTGGATACTTACTGCTGCTTTCTCCTGCTTCTGTTCATGTTTCAACTCTTCAGTcagctttttttctcctttcttcgTTTCTTCCTCACTCATTTTGCTCTTTTCCTTGGTCACTGTTACTGTCACCTTGGAGATCTTGTTCACCGTTTTGACAATTTCTTTTGGCGTGGATATTGAGGGTTTTTCTGTTATCGCTTCCTTGTCTTTCTTATCTTCACTATCCTTCGCATTTTGGGCCAATTCGGCGAGCTCCAGTTCTTCATCAGATAACATTCGTTTGGAGTCCTCTTCCTTTGAAGCCGTCTCGTCCTTAAGTATGGCTAGCTCTTTGTCTGCTTCATCTCGTTTTACTGCAATAGTTTGTCTTCCATTATCTTTGTCAACTAGTTGCACCTTCGCTGTTCCAATGGTCTCACTGCGTGTTGTCGGTTTTACAGATTGAGCTGTTGTGGGCTTCTCTTCCTCACGATTCCTTTCGGCTTTCAGCGCTTTATCGAATTCATGAGCGATCTTCTGTTCAtctgtttttcccttttctgccttcctttcttctttatCTCGTCCTCCTTCCAACTCTAGCTCGATCTCTTCGTCAGTCTTTTGAGATTCATCATTGGATCTTCTCTTGTCCATGAAAGCGGCGTGCTTTTCATTGTTCTTACTGCTGCTTAAATCTTCCTCTTCTGTCTCTTCAGGTGTTTCATCCTTTACCACGGGTATCTCAGACTTTTTCGCCACGCTCTCTGGGATCTTTCCCATATAGGGTTCATCTCTGACCGTTGATTTAACCACAGGCTTCTCAGCCACCTTCTTCACAGAAACCTCTGACTTTGTTTCACCGGTTGATGATCCAATCTTTTCCAcctttatgtttatttttttctcgcCAGGTGATTTTTTTCCAGGCTTTAAAACCTTTTCCACTTTTATCACTATTTCCTTTTCACCTTCTGTAGACTTTTGTACCTTATCCGCTTTCAGgtcttcatcttcttcatcttccTGCCGGACTTCACTTCGTTTAGCCTCGATGGTTGTTCTTGATGGGACACGTTCCACTTTGACGAGTGTTACCTTTTCTGTATTTTTAGAAGGGGTGGAACTTGACGTTATCTTTTTAACCTTGGTAGAAAGTTTGGCTGAGCCTTTTTCTGTGCTGCCTTTTTCCATCGTACCTGAGCTTGCAGGTCgtctttcactttcaagatctgCCTCTTCTTCATCTCCTTCATCATTTGCAACTGATTTGCCgcttaaatgttttgtttcttttgtaatcTTCGTTACGACAAATTCTTTCCCAGGCGTTTCTCTGTCTTCGCCCTCAAGAGCCGCCTCTTCCCTTTCCATCTCATCGTTTGCTGCCgctttgatttcaattttcttggcaacttcaaatttttctttcttgttgcTGTTTTCTTCCTCGAGCTTTTCTATTTCGCCGACAGGAGAAACTTTTTTCCCCTCGGCGGAAATCTTGACAGAAGCTACTGTAACTTCTTCTTTGCTTGGATGCTCTACTTCTTCTTCAGATTTCACCGGCCTGGAAGGTTTCACAGTCTCAGTTTTATAAGCCTCAGATTTTGTCATCAGGGGCGTTggcatttttgtttctgtttcacgCTTCCTTGGTGTGGATGGCGTGGATGGCTCGGGTGGCGTAGGTGACGTGGATGACTTGAATAGCGTGGATGGCTCGTGTGGCGTGGATGGCTTGGATGGCGTGGGTGGCGTGGGATGAGCCtctggagagaaaaaaatatcgatTATTTTGTATGCCAACCCATGTCGACCTTAAGGAACGAGATTTAAACGCTTTCATGAGGGATTCAGATAAAAAATTAGTTAGAAATCAAATGTAGATGCGGTATTGTTCTTTCTAATCCCCTCCTCACCCCCCTTACTAAACTGAGTGTACCCACCTTTGATGGGATCGACATTTTCGTTTTGAGCTTCCTCCTTCATCTTTGTCCGCATTGCACCGAtatgattttcaatttcctccAGCTGTAAATCGAGTGGAAAATGCCTCATATTGACAGGTCGCAAATACTGAGCATAAGTAGTTTAATTGCGTCATGCATGCTAATGATACCAAAA from Pocillopora verrucosa isolate sample1 chromosome 1, ASM3666991v2, whole genome shotgun sequence includes:
- the LOC131772506 gene encoding enolase-phosphatase E1-like codes for the protein MQVATVLIFLSLSSSMALPVPVDRIVQERDEREISIDELESQLEEIENHIGAMRTKMKEEAQNENVDPIKEAHPTPPTPSKPSTPHEPSTLFKSSTSPTPPEPSTPSTPRKRETETKMPTPLMTKSEAYKTETVKPSRPVKSEEEVEHPSKEEVTVASVKISAEGKKVSPVGEIEKLEEENSNKKEKFEVAKKIEIKAAANDEMEREEAALEGEDRETPGKEFVVTKITKETKHLSGKSVANDEGDEEEADLESERRPASSGTMEKGSTEKGSAKLSTKVKKITSSSTPSKNTEKVTLVKVERVPSRTTIEAKRSEVRQEDEEDEDLKADKVQKSTEGEKEIVIKVEKVLKPGKKSPGEKKINIKVEKIGSSTGETKSEVSVKKVAEKPVVKSTVRDEPYMGKIPESVAKKSEIPVVKDETPEETEEEDLSSSKNNEKHAAFMDKRRSNDESQKTDEEIELELEGGRDKEERKAEKGKTDEQKIAHEFDKALKAERNREEEKPTTAQSVKPTTRSETIGTAKVQLVDKDNGRQTIAVKRDEADKELAILKDETASKEEDSKRMLSDEELELAELAQNAKDSEDKKDKEAITEKPSISTPKEIVKTVNKISKVTVTVTKEKSKMSEEETKKGEKKLTEELKHEQKQEKAAVRPVIVQVEKLVKNPDTKPEQKEKKTVSKEELQEAELEDEAEA